A single genomic interval of Mucilaginibacter robiniae harbors:
- the rnr gene encoding ribonuclease R has product MSKKKTTNHSIKQVLTQLVLDVFERNGKESLNYKQVSAMLNVREPEARDTILEILKEEAKRGILKEISPGKFQVLELKTFVEGTVDMTNDGSAFIVTDDEFENDIFIAPRKLRNALNGDRVKVYVYAKSKGKHKEGEVIEIIRRNKMEFTGIVKLSERFAFLIPDDRKMLHDIFIPLSDLSGAKNGVKAIAEITDWPAEAKNPIGRIKNILGTQGENDTEMNAILAEYGFPLSFPDEVEKESEAIPEAITPEEIAQRRDFRDTLTFTIDPIDAKDFDDAISFKYLDNGNYEIGVHIADVSHYIIPDSALDKEAFERGTSVYLVDRVIPMLPERLSNGLCSLRPNEDKLCFAAVFEMDAAGKVLTEWYGKTIIHSNRRFSYEEVQQVIETSQGEYVQEIHQLNDLAYKLREQKFKNGAISFETTEVKFKLDEQGKPTGVYVKERKDAHKLIEEFMLLANRKVAEFVSKKGKGKRKYTFVYRTHDAPNPETLGNFAQFAARFGYKISTKSDRDIARSLNHLMHDVEGKKEQNVLTQLAIRSMAKAIYTTKSTSHYGLAFDHYTHFTSPIRRYPDVMAHRLLFHYLNDGQSANAEHYEVLCKHSSEKEKKAADAERASVKYKQAEYLKDHIGSIYTGVISGVTEWGMYVQITENNCEGMIRLRDISDDFYTLDEKNYAIIGQRKKKVYQLGDEVRIKVKNVDLTKKQIDFSLVLD; this is encoded by the coding sequence ATGTCTAAGAAAAAAACAACCAACCATTCTATCAAACAAGTACTTACCCAGCTGGTGCTGGATGTATTTGAACGTAATGGTAAAGAATCATTAAACTATAAACAGGTTTCGGCGATGCTGAATGTTCGCGAGCCCGAAGCCCGTGACACTATACTCGAAATTTTAAAAGAAGAAGCTAAAAGAGGTATTTTGAAAGAAATATCGCCCGGCAAATTTCAGGTACTGGAACTTAAAACCTTTGTGGAAGGCACAGTTGATATGACCAATGATGGATCGGCCTTTATTGTGACCGACGATGAATTTGAAAATGATATTTTTATTGCCCCACGTAAGTTACGTAATGCCCTAAATGGCGACCGCGTTAAAGTATATGTATATGCCAAAAGTAAAGGTAAACATAAGGAAGGTGAAGTAATTGAAATCATCCGGCGCAATAAAATGGAGTTTACCGGCATTGTAAAGCTGTCGGAAAGATTTGCCTTCTTGATACCGGATGATCGTAAAATGCTGCATGATATCTTCATTCCGTTAAGTGATTTAAGCGGTGCTAAAAACGGAGTAAAGGCCATTGCTGAAATTACCGACTGGCCTGCCGAAGCTAAAAACCCGATTGGCCGTATTAAAAATATATTAGGTACACAAGGCGAGAATGATACCGAAATGAACGCTATTCTGGCAGAATATGGCTTTCCGCTTTCCTTTCCTGATGAAGTAGAAAAGGAATCGGAAGCTATACCAGAAGCGATCACGCCCGAAGAAATTGCGCAACGTCGAGATTTTAGAGACACGTTAACTTTTACCATCGACCCTATTGATGCTAAAGACTTCGATGATGCCATATCTTTTAAATATCTGGATAATGGCAATTACGAGATTGGCGTACACATTGCCGACGTATCACACTATATCATCCCCGATTCAGCTTTAGATAAAGAAGCCTTTGAGCGTGGCACTTCGGTTTACCTGGTAGATCGCGTAATTCCGATGCTGCCTGAACGTTTATCGAATGGATTATGCTCTTTGCGGCCTAATGAAGATAAGCTGTGTTTTGCTGCCGTATTTGAAATGGATGCTGCCGGAAAAGTACTAACAGAATGGTACGGAAAAACCATCATCCACTCCAATCGCCGCTTTAGCTATGAGGAAGTGCAGCAAGTAATTGAAACCAGCCAGGGTGAATACGTACAGGAAATACACCAACTGAATGATTTAGCCTATAAACTGCGTGAGCAAAAGTTTAAAAACGGAGCCATCAGCTTTGAAACTACTGAAGTTAAATTTAAGTTGGATGAGCAAGGCAAGCCTACTGGCGTTTACGTGAAGGAACGTAAAGATGCCCATAAACTGATTGAAGAATTCATGCTGCTGGCGAATCGCAAAGTAGCTGAATTTGTAAGCAAAAAAGGCAAAGGTAAGAGGAAGTACACTTTCGTATATCGTACGCACGATGCACCTAATCCTGAAACTTTAGGCAACTTCGCGCAGTTTGCGGCCCGCTTCGGTTATAAAATCAGCACCAAGTCTGACCGTGATATTGCCCGGTCGTTAAACCATTTGATGCACGATGTAGAGGGAAAAAAAGAGCAGAACGTGCTAACCCAGCTAGCTATCCGTTCTATGGCTAAAGCTATTTATACCACCAAAAGCACCAGCCACTATGGTTTAGCTTTCGACCATTATACGCATTTTACCTCTCCTATCCGTCGTTATCCGGATGTTATGGCTCATCGCTTATTGTTCCATTATCTAAATGACGGCCAATCAGCTAATGCTGAACATTACGAGGTACTATGCAAGCATAGTTCAGAAAAAGAGAAAAAAGCGGCCGACGCTGAACGTGCTTCAGTAAAATATAAACAAGCTGAGTACTTGAAAGATCATATCGGTAGTATTTATACCGGTGTAATATCAGGGGTAACAGAATGGGGTATGTATGTACAGATTACCGAAAATAATTGCGAAGGCATGATCAGGCTGCGTGATATATCGGATGACTTTTATACCTTAGACGAGAAAAACTACGCCATCATTGGTCAGCGGAAAAAGAAAGTTTATCAGTTGGGTGATGAAGTCCGGATTAAAGTAAAAAACGTAGATCTTACTAAAAAACAGATTGATTTTTCGTTGGTGCTGGATTAA
- a CDS encoding polyprenyl synthetase family protein: protein MNTLKHLQLLIEQAVTDLQYPVQPAELYEPITYILSVGGKRMRPALLLMACDLFGGDVNNALHPALAIEVFHNFTLVHDDIMDNAPLRRGKVTVHEKWNPNVAILSGDVMLVEAYKLMMQVDASILREVLEIFSNTAVGVCEGQQFDMNFERQVNVEIADYLNMIRLKTAVLLGCALKIGALIGGATMVDADLLCTFGEQLGIAFQLQDDILDVYGDPDKFGKQVGGDIISNKKTYLLLKALELADAQIKTNLHQWLEATQFDSIEKVKAVTTIYNQLDVRQHAEQEMYNFTTQAFSALDKVNLPSDRKQFLRDFADSLMVREK from the coding sequence ATGAATACATTAAAACATTTGCAGTTACTAATTGAGCAAGCTGTTACCGATCTTCAGTATCCGGTACAGCCTGCCGAACTATATGAACCGATTACCTACATCTTGTCGGTAGGTGGTAAACGTATGCGCCCGGCCTTATTACTTATGGCCTGCGATTTATTTGGCGGTGATGTAAATAATGCTTTGCATCCGGCTCTGGCTATTGAGGTTTTTCACAATTTCACCTTGGTGCATGATGACATTATGGATAACGCTCCGTTGCGTCGGGGCAAAGTTACTGTACATGAAAAGTGGAACCCCAATGTTGCTATTCTATCGGGCGATGTAATGCTGGTTGAAGCCTACAAGCTAATGATGCAGGTAGATGCTTCTATTTTACGGGAGGTACTTGAAATTTTTAGTAACACCGCAGTGGGTGTATGTGAAGGTCAGCAGTTTGACATGAATTTTGAACGGCAAGTTAATGTAGAAATTGCCGATTACCTGAACATGATTCGCCTAAAAACGGCTGTGTTGCTGGGCTGCGCCCTTAAAATTGGAGCTTTGATTGGTGGCGCCACTATGGTTGACGCCGATTTGCTGTGCACTTTTGGCGAACAATTAGGTATTGCTTTTCAATTACAAGATGATATTTTAGATGTGTACGGTGATCCTGATAAGTTTGGCAAGCAGGTAGGCGGCGATATTATATCCAACAAAAAAACCTATCTGTTATTGAAAGCTCTGGAACTGGCTGATGCACAAATTAAAACTAATTTACATCAATGGTTAGAAGCAACACAGTTTGATAGTATTGAAAAAGTAAAAGCGGTTACTACCATATACAACCAATTAGACGTAAGGCAACATGCCGAACAGGAAATGTACAACTTTACTACGCAGGCTTTTAGTGCTCTGGACAAAGTAAATCTGCCAAGTGACCGCAAACAGTTTTTGCGTGATTTTGCTGATAGTTTGATGGTGAGGGAGAAATAA
- a CDS encoding amidophosphoribosyltransferase, which translates to MSEQIKHECGVAFIRLLKPLSYYQQKYGTALYGLNKLYLLMEKQHNRGQDGAGVATIKLDVEPGKRYISRHRSMASNAVADIFEYIQKKFADVEKEQPGKMQDAEWLKDNISFTGEVLMGHLRYGTHGKNSIESCHPFLRQNNWMTRNLVIAGNFNMTNVDELLQQLYELGQHPKEKADTVTVLEKIGHFLDTEVQGLFDQFKREGNDDNIEISKMIADSMDVAKILRKSAKNWDGGYTIAGILGHGDAFVMRDPAGIRPAFYYCDDEVVVVTSERPAIQTAFNIPFEKIQEIKPGHALIVKKSGLVTEEMFREPIEKKSCSFERIYFSRGSDAAIYRERKHLGRLLCSQVLQEVNHDIQNTVFSYIPNTAEIAFYGMVEGVNKYIKQYQRERLLNRDDKISDEEISEVLSLAARVEKLAIKDVKLRTFITQDADRGEMVAHVYDSTYGLIKNGSDTLVLLDDSIVRGTTLKQSILKIMDRLGPKKIVIVSSAPQIRYPDCYGIDMSRMGEFVAFEAAVSLLRESGQEDILAETYQKCKASSNLPKEQVENHVKAIYAPFTDQQISDRIAKIITPANTSAEVQVIYQTLDNLHQACPNHLGDWYFSGNYPTPGGNKVVNRAFINWMEGKNQRAYM; encoded by the coding sequence ATGAGTGAGCAGATTAAGCATGAATGCGGCGTAGCCTTTATACGCCTGTTAAAACCCCTCTCATATTATCAGCAAAAATATGGTACAGCTTTGTACGGTTTAAATAAGCTGTATTTGTTAATGGAAAAACAGCACAACCGTGGCCAGGATGGCGCCGGTGTGGCAACCATTAAGCTGGATGTTGAGCCAGGTAAACGCTATATTAGCCGGCACCGTTCTATGGCTTCTAACGCTGTGGCTGACATATTTGAATACATTCAAAAGAAATTTGCTGATGTAGAAAAGGAGCAGCCTGGAAAAATGCAGGATGCCGAATGGCTGAAAGATAATATTAGTTTTACCGGAGAGGTGTTAATGGGGCACTTGCGCTATGGTACTCATGGTAAAAACAGTATTGAAAGCTGTCATCCGTTTTTGCGCCAAAATAACTGGATGACTCGTAATCTGGTAATTGCCGGTAACTTCAACATGACTAATGTTGACGAGTTGCTACAGCAGTTGTATGAACTGGGGCAGCATCCAAAAGAAAAGGCAGATACTGTTACCGTATTGGAAAAAATAGGGCACTTTTTGGATACGGAAGTGCAAGGCTTATTTGATCAGTTTAAACGCGAAGGCAACGACGACAATATTGAGATTAGCAAGATGATTGCTGATAGCATGGATGTTGCTAAAATACTCCGTAAATCAGCCAAAAACTGGGATGGTGGTTATACTATTGCCGGCATATTAGGGCATGGTGATGCCTTTGTAATGCGTGACCCTGCGGGTATTCGCCCTGCGTTTTACTATTGTGATGACGAAGTTGTGGTAGTTACGTCAGAGCGCCCTGCTATACAAACAGCTTTTAATATTCCGTTTGAGAAAATTCAGGAAATTAAGCCTGGACACGCATTGATTGTGAAGAAGAGCGGCTTGGTGACAGAAGAAATGTTCAGAGAGCCGATAGAAAAAAAATCTTGTTCATTTGAACGGATCTATTTTTCGAGAGGAAGCGATGCTGCTATTTACCGTGAGCGTAAGCACTTAGGCCGTTTACTCTGCTCACAGGTGTTGCAAGAAGTTAATCACGATATACAAAATACAGTATTCTCTTATATACCTAATACTGCCGAAATTGCTTTTTACGGTATGGTAGAAGGGGTAAACAAGTATATTAAACAATACCAACGCGAGCGTTTACTGAACCGTGATGATAAGATTTCGGATGAGGAGATAAGCGAGGTTTTAAGTCTGGCTGCACGGGTGGAGAAGCTAGCAATTAAAGATGTAAAGCTGCGTACTTTTATTACCCAGGATGCTGACCGGGGCGAAATGGTAGCCCATGTTTACGACAGCACTTATGGATTGATAAAAAACGGTAGCGATACGCTCGTGCTTTTAGATGATTCTATAGTTCGGGGCACAACTTTAAAGCAGAGTATTCTGAAAATTATGGACCGTTTAGGGCCTAAAAAGATCGTTATCGTATCCTCTGCACCACAAATCAGATACCCTGATTGCTATGGTATTGACATGTCGCGTATGGGAGAGTTTGTAGCTTTTGAGGCTGCCGTAAGCTTATTAAGAGAAAGCGGCCAAGAGGATATATTGGCTGAAACCTACCAGAAGTGTAAAGCTAGCAGTAACTTGCCTAAAGAACAGGTTGAAAATCATGTGAAAGCGATATATGCGCCATTCACCGATCAGCAAATATCTGACCGTATAGCAAAAATTATTACACCGGCTAATACCTCAGCAGAAGTGCAAGTGATTTATCAAACACTAGATAACCTGCATCAAGCCTGCCCAAATCATTTAGGTGATTGGTATTTTTCAGGTAATTATCCTACTCCGGGTGGTAATAAGGTGGTTAACCGTGCCTTCATTAACTGGATGGAAGGTAAAAACCAGCGAGCTTATATGTAA
- a CDS encoding ammonium transporter, producing the protein MKRFIPFLVLIVVLILSFVFPSIEISQVTGTHFDSGDIAWMLISVALVLIMTPGLAFFYGGMVNKKNVISTMLQSLISMVIITVMWVVFGFSLAFGKSIGGFIGNPSTYFMMKGMLGSAVWPGATTIPLVLFAMYQLKFAIITPALFTGAFAERIRFNSYLIFLILFSIFIYSPLAHCTWHPNGYLAKMGVLDFAGGTVVHMSAGWAALASALYLKRRHEANHAPARITYVIIGTGLLWFGWFGFNAGSALSASPLAATALATTTTAASAAGLAWVFFDMMRGRKPSAMGTCIGAVVGLVAITPAAGYVSIPHSLAIGIISAVVSNLVVELRTRTSIDDTLDVFPCHGVGGMVGMLLTGVFAHHNVNPLVNADGKSGNGLVFGDTHLFIVQLTALVMVSVFAFFGSLLLLKITDMISPLRVSMEDETVGLDISQHGEKL; encoded by the coding sequence ATGAAGCGATTTATACCCTTTTTAGTTTTAATTGTTGTTTTAATCCTGTCGTTTGTTTTTCCCTCTATTGAAATAAGCCAAGTTACCGGTACCCATTTTGACTCTGGCGATATTGCCTGGATGCTGATATCCGTTGCTCTGGTATTAATCATGACTCCTGGTCTGGCCTTCTTTTATGGCGGTATGGTTAACAAAAAGAATGTGATTTCAACCATGCTGCAAAGTTTAATCAGTATGGTTATCATCACAGTAATGTGGGTAGTTTTCGGTTTTAGCCTAGCCTTTGGTAAATCAATTGGCGGCTTTATCGGCAATCCTTCAACTTATTTCATGATGAAAGGCATGCTGGGGAGCGCTGTATGGCCGGGTGCTACAACTATACCGCTGGTATTATTTGCGATGTACCAGTTAAAGTTTGCCATCATTACACCAGCTTTGTTTACCGGGGCTTTTGCCGAACGTATTCGTTTTAACTCTTACCTGATATTTTTGATACTGTTTTCCATTTTTATCTATTCACCATTGGCACATTGTACCTGGCACCCTAATGGTTACTTAGCTAAAATGGGTGTGCTGGATTTTGCCGGTGGTACCGTAGTGCATATGTCGGCAGGGTGGGCTGCACTGGCTTCAGCGTTATATTTAAAACGCCGGCATGAAGCTAACCATGCACCTGCTCGTATTACTTACGTAATTATTGGTACAGGCTTGCTTTGGTTTGGCTGGTTCGGGTTCAACGCGGGTTCGGCATTAAGTGCGTCGCCTTTGGCGGCAACAGCTTTAGCTACTACCACTACAGCTGCATCAGCCGCTGGTTTAGCCTGGGTGTTTTTTGATATGATGCGTGGCCGTAAACCCTCAGCTATGGGTACCTGTATAGGTGCTGTTGTTGGTTTGGTAGCCATTACTCCGGCAGCTGGTTATGTGTCTATACCGCACTCACTGGCTATTGGTATTATATCAGCTGTTGTAAGTAATTTAGTAGTGGAGCTGCGTACTCGTACCTCTATTGATGATACGCTAGACGTATTTCCATGTCATGGTGTTGGCGGTATGGTAGGTATGCTGCTTACCGGTGTTTTTGCTCACCACAACGTAAACCCTTTGGTAAATGCTGATGGTAAAAGCGGTAATGGCTTGGTTTTCGGTGATACACACTTGTTTATTGTACAACTAACCGCTTTGGTAATGGTATCTGTTTTTGCCTTTTTCGGTTCGTTACTGTTATTAAAAATTACCGATATGATTTCGCCTTTACGTGTAAGTATGGAAGATGAAACCGTAGGTTTAGATATTAGCCAGCATGGCGAAAAGCTATAA
- a CDS encoding NADH-quinone oxidoreductase subunit N — MNDLLPYIHQQLNDTLGSLLLFKPELCLSILFLLVLVTDLLFAKTSDWLCRAVACGGLLLVLVADWGQYPVLLHDAPLLFNGSLIVHHSAVVLKLIIDFISILILLYFPWDRNLHAHRKGLSDAYSIIIASVLGLHLMVMSATLLTMFLSVEMVSIASYLLVAYKSENGFSAEASLKYVLFGMAASAVMLYGISLFYGFTGTINLFDRYLIMRLRDVDATSMAFALILILAGIGFKLSFVPLHFWVPDVYQGAATPVTAYLSTLPKIAAFGLLINFLTPFTSPHWQALDFKLLLSVIGVVSLIAGNFAAVWQQNVKRLLAYSSIGHTGFALMAIVTFTAQGITALNFYLAVYSIASIGTLALATFFTNTTGAHTLEDYSGLGTRYPIASVCFVVLLISLTGLPVTAGFNAKLLVFSSVYSQYQQSHNLWLLLLLLTGAVTTVVALVYYIKVPLYLFLRKTDKSHETPHGQTFLIVLSVLAALFVLFFGVFPSYLAQWM; from the coding sequence ATGAACGATTTGTTGCCTTATATACACCAGCAACTAAATGATACCTTAGGGAGCTTGCTGCTGTTTAAGCCGGAGTTATGCCTGAGTATATTGTTTTTGCTGGTACTGGTTACTGATTTACTTTTTGCTAAAACATCCGATTGGTTGTGCCGGGCAGTAGCTTGTGGTGGCTTGCTGTTGGTGTTGGTTGCCGATTGGGGCCAATATCCCGTACTGTTGCATGATGCTCCTTTACTTTTTAATGGAAGCTTGATTGTTCATCACAGTGCTGTAGTACTGAAGTTGATTATAGATTTTATATCAATTTTGATATTGCTGTATTTTCCGTGGGACAGAAACTTGCATGCGCATCGTAAAGGGCTTTCGGATGCTTATTCTATTATTATCGCCTCAGTTTTAGGCTTACACCTGATGGTAATGTCGGCTACGTTGCTGACTATGTTTTTGTCTGTAGAAATGGTATCTATAGCTTCATATCTGCTGGTAGCTTACAAGAGTGAAAACGGTTTCAGTGCCGAAGCTAGTTTAAAATATGTGTTGTTTGGTATGGCGGCTTCAGCTGTTATGCTGTACGGCATTTCGCTATTCTATGGCTTTACAGGCACCATCAATTTGTTCGACCGGTACTTGATTATGCGCCTGAGGGATGTAGATGCAACCAGTATGGCTTTTGCTTTAATACTGATTTTGGCGGGAATTGGTTTTAAACTCTCATTTGTACCCTTGCACTTCTGGGTGCCTGATGTTTATCAGGGAGCCGCTACACCAGTTACAGCTTATCTGTCAACCCTGCCTAAAATTGCTGCCTTTGGTTTACTGATTAACTTTTTAACTCCATTTACCAGTCCGCATTGGCAGGCGCTTGATTTTAAGTTACTACTTTCTGTGATCGGTGTTGTTTCCTTAATTGCAGGTAACTTTGCAGCGGTATGGCAGCAAAATGTGAAACGTTTGTTGGCTTACTCCAGCATAGGGCATACCGGCTTTGCTTTGATGGCTATTGTTACCTTTACGGCGCAAGGTATAACCGCGTTAAATTTTTACCTAGCTGTTTATTCTATAGCCAGCATAGGTACTTTAGCATTGGCTACCTTCTTTACCAACACTACAGGGGCACATACGCTGGAAGATTATAGCGGATTAGGTACCCGATACCCCATAGCTTCAGTGTGCTTTGTTGTTTTGCTAATTTCGTTAACCGGCTTACCAGTTACGGCTGGTTTCAATGCCAAGCTACTGGTGTTTTCGTCAGTTTATTCGCAATATCAGCAAAGTCATAATTTATGGTTGCTTTTGTTGTTGCTGACTGGTGCGGTTACTACAGTGGTTGCTTTGGTGTATTATATTAAAGTTCCGTTGTATTTGTTCCTGAGAAAAACAGATAAAAGCCACGAAACACCACATGGACAAACTTTTTTAATAGTTTTAAGTGTTTTAGCTGCTTTGTTTGTGCTGTTTTTTGGTGTATTTCCTTCTTATTTAGCGCAATGGATGTAA
- a CDS encoding complex I subunit 4 family protein produces MNILSLLIFVPALFGLLILVLPSSLRGSYKYIALAATLVQIGLSIWLYMHFQTGAAHAGINQENQFQFVQKVPWIHLDLGGAGQMQIDYFIGIDGMSIALLVMSSIVMAVAALASWEITANAKGYFALFLLLDMAVMGVFCALDFFLFYLFYELMLLPLYFLIGMWGGVRREYAAIKFFLYTLFGSVFMLLVMVGLYLSVTDPATGSHTFNIVQMMNPGNYQAGSIFSALSHQTLFGLPARVVGFAVLFVAFAIKVPVVPLHTWLPDAHVEAPTPVSIILAGVLLKIGGYGIIRICMGIFPEVALSGAYWLGLLGVISILYGALNALAQRDLKRLIAYSSVSHMGFVLLGLASQTPEGISGAMMQMVSHGFLSSMLFFLVGVIYSRVHDRDVYHFSGLATIMPQYTTYVMIAFFASLGLPGFSAFVAEAFTLMGAFKSIAIPHWMAVCGSIGILLSAAYFLWTLQRMFFGKVLLKGGDVWKQALSGLLIREKLVLLPLALLALVLGIMPSLVLDKINDSVLAFVDFTKQIIR; encoded by the coding sequence ATGAATATTCTATCCTTACTGATTTTTGTTCCTGCATTATTTGGACTGCTTATTCTGGTGCTGCCATCATCATTACGGGGTAGTTATAAGTATATAGCATTGGCCGCTACATTGGTACAAATCGGTTTAAGTATATGGTTGTATATGCATTTCCAAACTGGTGCAGCCCACGCCGGTATCAATCAGGAAAATCAGTTTCAATTCGTACAGAAAGTTCCATGGATCCATCTGGATTTAGGCGGTGCTGGCCAAATGCAAATTGATTATTTTATAGGGATAGATGGTATGTCGATTGCCTTATTGGTGATGTCATCTATCGTAATGGCTGTAGCTGCGTTGGCTTCGTGGGAAATTACAGCTAATGCTAAAGGCTACTTTGCCTTGTTTTTGCTGTTAGACATGGCCGTAATGGGTGTATTCTGTGCCTTGGACTTTTTCCTATTTTATCTTTTTTACGAGCTAATGCTTTTGCCGCTATACTTCTTAATTGGTATGTGGGGCGGAGTTCGGCGCGAATATGCAGCAATCAAGTTCTTCTTGTACACCTTGTTTGGCTCTGTATTTATGTTGTTGGTCATGGTAGGCTTATATCTGTCGGTTACTGATCCGGCTACGGGTAGTCATACCTTTAATATTGTACAGATGATGAACCCTGGTAATTATCAAGCAGGTTCAATATTCTCTGCACTGAGTCATCAAACCTTGTTCGGCTTGCCAGCCAGGGTAGTGGGTTTTGCAGTGTTATTTGTTGCATTTGCTATTAAAGTACCGGTAGTGCCTTTACATACCTGGTTGCCTGATGCACACGTTGAAGCGCCAACACCGGTATCAATTATTCTGGCTGGTGTGTTGTTGAAGATAGGAGGGTATGGCATAATTCGTATCTGTATGGGAATTTTCCCTGAGGTAGCTTTATCTGGGGCTTACTGGTTAGGCTTACTAGGCGTTATTTCTATTTTGTATGGAGCCTTGAATGCATTGGCGCAGCGCGATTTGAAAAGATTGATTGCTTATTCATCCGTATCGCACATGGGTTTTGTATTGTTAGGCTTGGCTTCACAAACGCCCGAAGGTATTAGCGGTGCCATGATGCAAATGGTGAGCCATGGTTTTTTATCATCCATGCTGTTCTTTTTAGTGGGAGTTATTTACAGTCGGGTACATGATCGGGATGTTTACCACTTTAGTGGATTAGCTACCATAATGCCTCAATATACTACGTATGTAATGATTGCCTTTTTCGCCTCTTTAGGTTTACCGGGCTTTTCAGCATTCGTAGCCGAAGCATTTACGCTGATGGGTGCATTTAAATCGATAGCAATACCACATTGGATGGCGGTTTGTGGTTCCATAGGTATATTATTGAGCGCTGCTTACTTTTTATGGACTTTGCAACGCATGTTTTTTGGCAAAGTGCTATTAAAAGGTGGTGACGTTTGGAAACAAGCTTTAAGCGGATTGCTGATTCGTGAAAAGTTAGTACTGTTACCGTTAGCCTTACTGGCCTTGGTATTAGGTATCATGCCATCTTTGGTGTTGGATAAAATTAACGATTCAGTGTTGGCTTTTGTGGATTTTACCAAACAGATTATCAGATAA